From Staphylococcus sp. M0911, a single genomic window includes:
- a CDS encoding diacylglycerol kinase family protein yields MSRFKYALNGLKTLLIKDQKFSLHIYASIIAIVFGFLLHINRSEWIFILLAISLVLAFEAINTAVEYVVDLVTTEYHDYAKYAKDIAAFSVMIVSVLALIIGLIVFIPHLINLI; encoded by the coding sequence ATGAGTCGTTTTAAATATGCACTAAATGGTTTGAAAACACTTTTAATCAAAGATCAAAAATTCTCACTTCATATATATGCGAGTATCATAGCAATTGTTTTTGGATTTTTACTTCATATTAATCGTTCTGAGTGGATATTTATATTATTAGCAATTAGTTTAGTTTTAGCATTTGAAGCTATTAATACAGCCGTTGAATATGTGGTTGACTTAGTTACTACTGAGTATCATGATTACGCTAAATATGCGAAAGATATTGCTGCTTTTAGTGTGATGATTGTTTCCGTCTTAGCATTAATCATTGGCCTCATTGTCTTTATTCCACATTTAATTAATTTAATATAG
- the era gene encoding GTPase Era encodes MTEHKSGFVSIIGRPNVGKSTFVNRVIGHKIAIMSDKAQTTRNKIQGVMTRDDAQIIFIDTPGIHKPKHKLGDYMMKVATNTLSEIDAIMFMVNVNEDIGRGDEYIMDMLKDLKTPVFLVLNKIDLVHPDALMPKIEKYQEYMDFTEIVPISALEGLNVDHFIDVLKSYLPEGPKYYPDDQISDHPEQFVVGEIIREKILHLTSEEIPHAIGVNVDRMIKEDEDRVRIEATIYVERDSQKGIVIGKGGKKLKEVGKRARHDIEMLLGSKVYLELWVKVQKDWRNKVNFIRQIGYIEDQD; translated from the coding sequence ATGACAGAACATAAATCAGGATTTGTTTCAATTATAGGAAGACCCAATGTAGGTAAATCTACATTTGTAAATAGAGTTATCGGACATAAAATTGCGATTATGTCTGATAAAGCACAAACAACACGTAACAAAATTCAAGGTGTTATGACAAGAGACGATGCCCAAATTATATTTATTGACACACCTGGTATCCATAAACCTAAACATAAGCTTGGAGATTACATGATGAAAGTTGCCACAAATACACTTTCTGAAATAGATGCGATTATGTTTATGGTTAATGTAAACGAAGACATTGGTCGTGGCGATGAATATATTATGGATATGCTAAAGGATTTAAAAACACCCGTATTTTTAGTATTAAATAAAATAGATTTAGTACATCCTGATGCATTAATGCCTAAAATAGAAAAGTATCAAGAATATATGGACTTCACTGAAATCGTACCTATTTCTGCACTAGAAGGTTTGAATGTCGATCATTTTATAGATGTATTAAAGTCATACTTACCTGAAGGACCAAAATATTATCCAGATGATCAAATTTCGGACCATCCTGAACAGTTTGTGGTCGGTGAAATTATTCGTGAAAAAATATTACACTTAACAAGTGAAGAAATTCCACATGCTATTGGCGTTAATGTTGATCGTATGATTAAAGAAGATGAAGATAGAGTTCGAATCGAAGCTACGATATATGTTGAACGTGATTCTCAAAAAGGAATCGTCATTGGTAAAGGTGGCAAGAAACTAAAAGAAGTCGGAAAGAGGGCAAGACACGATATAGAAATGCTTCTAGGTTCTAAAGTATATCTTGAACTATGGGTTAAGGTGCAAAAAGATTGGAGAAATAAAGTTAACTTTATTCGTCAAATTGGTTATATTGAAGATCAAGATTAA
- the recO gene encoding DNA repair protein RecO, which produces MKQKGIIIKSVEYGESDKIITILNEYGSKVPLMARRAKKIKSGLQAHTQMFVYGLFIYNKWRGMGTLNSVDVINQHYELQLDLYESSFATLCAETIDRSMEEDEISKYNYDLLNFVLTKISSGQSAQLMSIIVLLKCMNKFGFSALFNQCVISGNTDQSKLVGYSFKFDGAISQAVAYQDPHALQLSNKTLYLLDVLYKLPIEKMNELNIHQDILDEMSELMIMLYREYAGMFFKSQKLINQLKRLEMKD; this is translated from the coding sequence ATGAAACAAAAAGGCATCATAATTAAATCAGTGGAGTACGGCGAATCAGATAAAATAATTACAATTTTAAATGAATATGGTAGCAAAGTTCCATTGATGGCTAGAAGGGCCAAGAAAATTAAATCAGGTTTACAAGCGCATACACAAATGTTTGTGTATGGCTTATTTATTTATAATAAATGGCGAGGTATGGGTACGCTTAATTCTGTAGATGTCATTAACCAACATTATGAATTACAACTCGATTTGTATGAAAGTAGTTTCGCAACTTTATGTGCCGAAACCATTGATCGTTCAATGGAAGAAGATGAAATTTCAAAATATAATTATGATTTACTAAACTTTGTTCTAACCAAGATATCATCTGGTCAGTCAGCTCAATTAATGTCAATCATTGTATTACTTAAGTGTATGAATAAGTTTGGTTTTTCTGCTTTATTTAATCAATGCGTAATAAGCGGTAATACCGATCAATCAAAATTAGTTGGATATAGTTTCAAATTTGATGGTGCTATTTCTCAAGCTGTAGCATACCAAGATCCACATGCATTACAATTATCCAATAAAACATTATATTTATTAGATGTCTTGTACAAACTCCCCATTGAAAAAATGAATGAATTAAATATCCATCAAGATATTTTAGACGAAATGTCAGAATTGATGATCATGCTATATAGAGAATATGCAGGTATGTTCTTTAAAAGTCAAAAGTTAATCAACCAGTTAAAGAGGTTAGAAATGAAAGACTAG
- the ybeY gene encoding rRNA maturation RNase YbeY gives MFTIDFSDHTELVKDEWYEQIEKLLNFAKQQEEISEDAELSITFVDKSEIQEINKMYRDKDKVTDVISFALEEDEPDIDMSEFDIPRVLGDIIICTDVAQEQSESYGHSFERELGFLALHGFLHLLGYDHMNEEDEKEMFGRQDAILNAYGLTRD, from the coding sequence ATGTTTACAATAGATTTTAGTGATCATACTGAGTTAGTTAAAGATGAATGGTATGAACAAATTGAAAAGCTACTTAATTTTGCTAAGCAGCAAGAAGAAATTAGTGAAGATGCTGAATTATCTATTACCTTCGTAGATAAATCTGAAATTCAAGAGATTAATAAGATGTATAGAGACAAAGACAAAGTTACGGATGTCATATCATTTGCACTTGAAGAAGATGAACCGGACATTGATATGAGTGAATTTGATATACCTAGAGTATTAGGTGACATCATTATTTGTACAGATGTTGCTCAAGAACAATCAGAATCTTACGGACATTCTTTTGAAAGAGAATTAGGCTTTTTAGCATTACATGGATTTCTTCACTTACTAGGCTATGATCATATGAATGAAGAAGATGAGAAAGAAATGTTTGGTCGTCAAGATGCTATATTAAACGCCTATGGATTGACGAGAGACTAA
- a CDS encoding PhoH family protein: MPGIIQIDDINQSQALIGNNDEHLKAIEDSFDVVIHARGQEIAVKGEKIEHVEKAELVLTNLLKVIELGNNITLKDVEAAIKMAENGTIQQLLDLYDEEITKDAFGKTIRAKTMGQRMYINAMYRNDLVFGIGPAGTGKTFLAVVYAAKQLRKGNVKRIVLTRPAVEAGESLGFLPGDLKEKVDPYLRPLYDGLNTVLGREQTARFIERGIIEIAPLAYMRGRTLDDAFVILDEAQNTTHAQMKMFLTRLGFGSKMVVTGDQTQVDLPKGVKSGLKEAVKKLHGVKGINIMKLDQSDVVRHPLVSKIIDRYEGED, translated from the coding sequence ATGCCTGGTATAATTCAAATCGACGACATTAATCAATCCCAAGCTTTAATAGGTAACAATGATGAACATTTAAAAGCTATAGAAGATAGTTTTGATGTCGTAATACATGCTCGTGGTCAAGAAATTGCGGTTAAAGGTGAAAAAATTGAGCATGTAGAAAAAGCCGAATTAGTGTTAACCAATTTATTAAAAGTGATTGAATTGGGAAATAATATAACGTTAAAAGATGTTGAAGCTGCTATTAAAATGGCAGAAAATGGCACAATCCAACAACTTTTAGACTTATATGATGAAGAAATTACTAAAGATGCTTTTGGCAAAACCATCCGCGCTAAAACTATGGGTCAGCGAATGTATATAAATGCTATGTATCGAAATGACTTAGTCTTTGGTATAGGTCCTGCAGGAACTGGTAAAACATTTTTAGCAGTTGTCTATGCTGCTAAACAATTACGTAAAGGAAACGTTAAACGAATCGTATTAACACGTCCGGCAGTTGAAGCGGGTGAATCATTAGGATTTTTACCTGGTGATTTAAAAGAGAAAGTTGATCCGTATTTGAGACCATTATATGATGGATTAAATACCGTGCTAGGTAGAGAACAAACTGCACGATTTATAGAACGTGGTATTATAGAAATTGCTCCATTAGCATACATGCGTGGTCGAACATTAGACGATGCATTTGTGATTTTAGATGAAGCACAAAATACAACTCATGCTCAAATGAAAATGTTTTTAACTCGTTTAGGATTTGGTTCTAAAATGGTAGTCACAGGTGACCAAACACAAGTCGACTTACCAAAAGGTGTTAAAAGCGGGTTGAAAGAAGCGGTCAAAAAGTTACATGGTGTTAAAGGGATTAATATTATGAAACTTGATCAAAGTGATGTAGTGAGACATCCACTTGTAAGTAAAATTATAGATAGATACGAGGGAGAGGACTAA
- a CDS encoding glycine--tRNA ligase has protein sequence MANDMEQIVQLAKHRGFVFPGSDIYGGLSNTWDYGPLGVELKNNVKKAWWQKFITQSPYNVGLDAAILMNPKTWEASGHLGNFNDPMIDNKDSKIRYRADKLIEDYMQQEKGDENFIADGLSFDEMKKIIDDEGIVCPVSGTANWTDIRQFNLMFKTFQGVTEDSTNELFLRPETAQGIFVNYKNVQRSMRKKLPFGIGQVGKSFRNEITPGNFIFRTREFEQMELEFFCKPGEEIEWQNYWKTFASQWLKDLNISEENMRLRDHDADELSHYSNATTDIEYKFPFGWGELWGIASRTDFDLKKHSEHSGEDFKYHDPETNEKYIPYCIEPSLGADRVTLAFLCDAYSQEGVEGSKDERTVLKFHPALAPYKAAILPLSKKLSSEAIKIFEQLSQSFSIDFDESQSIGKRYRRQDEIGTPYCITFDFDSLEDNQVTVRDRDSMEQVRMPISELEAFLAEKVKF, from the coding sequence ATGGCAAATGATATGGAACAAATTGTACAATTAGCAAAACACAGAGGTTTTGTATTCCCAGGTAGTGACATTTATGGTGGATTATCTAATACATGGGATTATGGTCCGCTTGGTGTTGAATTAAAAAATAATGTAAAAAAAGCATGGTGGCAAAAATTTATTACTCAATCACCTTATAACGTAGGTCTAGATGCTGCGATTTTAATGAACCCAAAAACTTGGGAAGCATCAGGACACTTAGGTAACTTTAATGATCCAATGATTGATAACAAAGACAGTAAAATTCGTTATCGTGCTGATAAATTAATTGAAGATTACATGCAGCAAGAAAAAGGCGATGAAAACTTTATTGCTGATGGTTTAAGCTTCGATGAAATGAAAAAAATTATTGATGATGAAGGCATTGTTTGTCCAGTAAGTGGTACCGCAAATTGGACTGATATTCGTCAATTTAATTTAATGTTCAAAACATTCCAAGGTGTAACTGAAGATTCAACAAATGAACTTTTCTTACGTCCAGAAACAGCGCAAGGTATTTTCGTTAACTACAAAAACGTTCAAAGATCAATGCGTAAAAAATTACCATTCGGTATTGGTCAGGTTGGTAAATCTTTCCGTAACGAGATTACGCCTGGTAACTTCATTTTCAGAACACGTGAATTCGAACAAATGGAACTTGAATTCTTCTGTAAACCTGGTGAAGAAATTGAATGGCAAAACTACTGGAAGACATTTGCTAGCCAATGGTTAAAAGACTTAAATATTAGCGAAGAAAACATGCGTTTACGTGACCATGATGCAGATGAATTATCTCACTATTCAAATGCTACAACTGATATCGAATATAAATTCCCATTTGGTTGGGGTGAACTATGGGGAATCGCAAGTCGTACTGACTTTGACTTGAAAAAACATAGTGAACATTCTGGTGAAGACTTTAAATATCATGACCCAGAAACAAATGAAAAGTATATTCCATATTGTATCGAACCGTCATTAGGTGCTGACCGTGTAACACTAGCGTTCTTATGTGATGCATATTCACAAGAAGGTGTTGAAGGAAGTAAGGACGAACGTACTGTACTTAAATTCCACCCTGCTTTAGCACCATACAAAGCGGCTATCTTACCATTAAGTAAGAAATTATCAAGTGAAGCAATTAAAATCTTTGAACAATTAAGTCAAAGTTTCTCAATAGATTTTGATGAATCACAATCTATTGGTAAACGTTACCGTCGACAAGATGAAATTGGTACGCCTTATTGTATTACATTCGACTTTGATTCTTTAGAGGATAATCAAGTTACTGTACGTGACAGAGATTCTATGGAACAAGTTCGTATGCCAATCTCAGAATTAGAAGCATTCTTAGCCGAAAAAGTTAAATTCTAA
- a CDS encoding pyruvate, water dikinase regulatory protein: MDNINIIVASDSIGETAELVARAGVSQFNPKQCKHEFLRYPYIESFENVDEVIQVAEDTDAIIVYTLVKPEIKKYMVAKVKEHQLKSVDIMGPLMDLLSGSIEETPYYEPGIVHRLDDAYFKKIDAIEFAVKYDDGKDPKGLPKADIVLLGISRTSKTPLSQYLAHKSYKVMNIPIVPEVTPPDALFDIDPSKCIALKISEEKLNRIRKERLKQLGLGDSARYATETRIKEELEYFESLVEKVGCPVIDVTDKAIEETANDIIYFIENNQTK, encoded by the coding sequence ATGGATAATATAAATATTATTGTTGCTTCTGATTCAATCGGAGAAACAGCAGAATTAGTAGCTAGAGCCGGTGTTTCTCAATTTAATCCTAAGCAATGTAAACATGAATTTTTACGTTACCCATACATAGAATCCTTTGAAAATGTGGATGAAGTGATTCAAGTTGCTGAAGATACAGACGCAATAATTGTATATACTTTAGTTAAACCAGAAATCAAAAAATACATGGTGGCTAAAGTTAAAGAACATCAACTTAAGTCAGTTGATATTATGGGGCCACTTATGGACTTATTATCAGGTTCAATAGAAGAAACACCATACTATGAACCAGGTATTGTGCATAGACTAGATGATGCTTATTTTAAGAAAATAGACGCTATAGAGTTTGCTGTTAAATATGATGATGGTAAAGACCCTAAAGGTTTACCAAAAGCCGATATTGTTTTATTAGGTATTTCAAGAACATCTAAAACACCTTTATCACAGTACTTAGCACATAAAAGTTATAAAGTGATGAATATACCGATTGTTCCAGAAGTGACGCCACCAGATGCATTGTTTGATATTGATCCTTCAAAATGTATCGCTTTAAAAATTAGCGAAGAAAAATTAAATCGTATTCGTAAGGAAAGACTTAAACAATTAGGATTAGGCGACTCTGCGAGATATGCTACAGAAACTAGAATTAAAGAGGAATTAGAATACTTTGAATCATTAGTAGAAAAAGTAGGTTGTCCAGTTATAGATGTAACTGATAAAGCAATAGAAGAAACAGCAAATGATATCATTTATTTTATCGAAAATAATCAAACAAAATAA
- the cdd gene encoding cytidine deaminase yields the protein MSYQSHYFKEVREAQRRSYSPYSNFKVGAYLKAKDGRTFYGTNVENAAYSMCICAERASLVAAISAGYQPGDFESITVTVDAEVPSSPCGECRQVLKELCDDDMPVYMTNHKGDMIESTVKELLPYGFSGKDLNK from the coding sequence ATGAGTTATCAATCTCATTATTTTAAAGAAGTTAGAGAAGCACAACGAAGATCTTATTCACCATATAGTAACTTTAAAGTTGGTGCCTATTTGAAAGCTAAAGATGGACGAACATTTTATGGAACTAATGTAGAAAACGCAGCATATTCAATGTGTATTTGTGCAGAACGCGCAAGTTTAGTTGCTGCGATATCTGCTGGATATCAGCCTGGAGATTTTGAATCTATCACTGTTACTGTAGATGCTGAAGTACCATCATCACCTTGTGGTGAATGTCGACAAGTATTAAAAGAGTTATGTGACGATGATATGCCAGTTTATATGACTAATCATAAAGGCGATATGATCGAATCAACAGTTAAAGAATTACTACCATACGGATTTTCTGGAAAGGATTTAAATAAATGA
- a CDS encoding helix-turn-helix transcriptional regulator, translating to MELNQRQEQIIEIVKQHGPITGEHIADQLNLTRATLRPDLAILTMSGFLEARPRVGYYYSGKSKNKIIHEQLRQYVVKDYMSQPVVVKEDMSVYDAICTIFLEDAGTLFITNKDNDFIGVCSRKDLLRASMIGNDIHTMPISVNMTRMPNLTYLEESELIIYAANQMIDKEIDAIPIVRLKDNQKFEVVGRISKTTITKLFVSLFKE from the coding sequence ATAGAATTAAATCAAAGACAAGAACAAATTATAGAAATCGTTAAGCAACATGGACCTATAACTGGTGAGCATATTGCTGATCAATTAAATTTAACACGGGCTACATTACGACCTGACTTAGCTATTTTAACAATGTCTGGCTTTTTAGAAGCGCGTCCACGAGTTGGTTATTATTATTCAGGTAAATCAAAAAATAAAATTATACATGAACAATTAAGACAATATGTTGTTAAAGATTATATGTCTCAACCTGTTGTGGTTAAAGAAGATATGTCAGTCTACGACGCAATTTGTACTATATTTTTAGAAGACGCTGGAACATTATTTATTACAAATAAAGATAATGACTTTATCGGTGTTTGTTCTCGTAAAGACCTATTAAGAGCATCAATGATTGGAAATGATATTCATACGATGCCCATAAGCGTCAATATGACTCGAATGCCAAATTTAACTTATCTTGAAGAAAGTGAACTAATAATCTATGCTGCGAATCAAATGATAGATAAAGAAATAGATGCAATACCCATAGTTAGATTGAAAGATAATCAAAAATTCGAAGTGGTTGGTAGAATATCTAAAACGACAATCACAAAATTGTTTGTATCATTATTTAAAGAATAG